One Mycolicibacterium crocinum DNA window includes the following coding sequences:
- a CDS encoding mycothiol-dependent nitroreductase Rv2466c family protein produces MSARPESVDFHFDVMCPYAYQTSRWIREVRDRTGLVVNWRFFSLEEINRQEGKKHPWERDWSYGWSMMRIGALLRRQSMAAVEAWYQRAGRALHVDGHKPHDPAVARHLLTELGFDPALVDQAIADPTTGDEVLADHNRVVAADGYGVPTLFFPDGQCLFGPVLIDPPTGDAAVRLWDAVVAWTEFPHLYELQRPKTPADEQVIAETFRPYLEARDWVSINRGEVISFGD; encoded by the coding sequence GTGAGCGCCCGGCCCGAGTCCGTCGACTTCCACTTCGACGTCATGTGCCCCTACGCCTACCAGACGTCGCGCTGGATCCGCGAGGTGCGCGACCGCACCGGACTGGTGGTGAATTGGCGCTTCTTCAGCCTCGAGGAGATCAATCGCCAAGAGGGCAAGAAGCATCCGTGGGAACGGGATTGGTCCTACGGCTGGTCGATGATGCGGATCGGTGCGCTGCTACGCCGCCAGTCGATGGCCGCCGTGGAGGCCTGGTATCAACGTGCCGGGCGGGCACTGCATGTCGACGGTCACAAACCGCACGACCCGGCGGTGGCCCGGCACTTGCTGACCGAACTCGGTTTTGATCCCGCACTCGTCGACCAAGCCATCGCCGACCCCACCACCGGCGACGAAGTGTTGGCCGACCACAACCGCGTCGTGGCGGCCGACGGATACGGCGTGCCGACATTGTTCTTCCCCGACGGCCAGTGCCTGTTCGGTCCGGTGCTCATCGACCCACCGACCGGGGACGCGGCGGTGCGGCTGTGGGATGCAGTCGTCGCATGGACCGAATTCCCGCATCTCTACGAGCTTCAGCGGCCCAAGACGCCAGCCGACGAGCAAGTGATCGCCGAGACATTCCGCCCGTATCTGGAGGCCCGCGACTGGGTCTCGATCAACCGGGGTGAGGTCATCAGCTTCGGGGATTAG
- the sodN gene encoding superoxide dismutase, Ni: MLHRLFANATPAHAHCDLYCGVYDPAQAKIEALSCLKTIQKYHDSDDDHFKARAIIIKERQAEEVKHHLMVLWADFFTKDHFEQFPNLHQLFWDGVHGAGDVKKSLDAAVAEKLLKTIDEISDIFWQTDKGKQMGVYPPA; the protein is encoded by the coding sequence ATGCTGCATAGACTTTTCGCCAACGCCACCCCTGCCCATGCTCACTGCGACCTGTACTGCGGCGTCTACGACCCCGCCCAGGCCAAGATCGAGGCCCTGTCGTGCCTCAAGACGATCCAGAAGTACCACGACTCCGATGACGACCATTTCAAGGCCCGCGCGATCATCATCAAGGAGCGGCAGGCCGAGGAGGTCAAGCATCACCTGATGGTGCTGTGGGCCGACTTCTTCACCAAGGACCACTTCGAGCAGTTCCCCAACCTGCACCAGCTGTTCTGGGACGGCGTGCACGGTGCCGGCGACGTCAAGAAGTCGCTCGACGCCGCCGTCGCCGAGAAGCTGCTCAAGACCATCGACGAGATCTCCGACATCTTCTGGCAGACCGACAAGGGCAAGCAGATGGGCGTGTACCCGCCTGCCTGA
- a CDS encoding glyoxalase superfamily protein, translating into MRVNRIIADLQVTDIESAKDFYTDYLGLTTEEFNLGWVARYTSPETGANLQLVTQDATAPVAPVISVATDDVDAAYDQARARGYEIVHPLTTESWGVRRFFVRDPDGNVINVVAHRD; encoded by the coding sequence ATGCGTGTCAACCGGATCATCGCCGACCTGCAGGTCACCGACATCGAGTCGGCCAAGGATTTCTACACCGACTATCTCGGCCTGACCACCGAGGAGTTCAACCTCGGCTGGGTGGCCAGATACACCAGCCCAGAGACCGGTGCGAACCTGCAACTGGTCACCCAGGATGCGACCGCGCCGGTGGCGCCCGTCATCTCGGTCGCGACCGACGACGTCGACGCCGCCTACGATCAGGCCCGCGCCCGCGGCTACGAGATCGTCCACCCGCTCACGACAGAATCATGGGGAGTGCGGCGGTTCTTCGTCCGCGATCCGGACGGCAACGTAATCAACGTTGTGGCACACCGGGACTAG
- a CDS encoding NUDIX hydrolase produces MTITYNEALRDQIRDHLAGHDRRAVSDPSKRHAAVAVVLVDSETGEDRVDPAPVDDWIAGRPMEPGLDGRMVGVSGGAAFFLCRRASRLSSHSAQWALPGGRLDPGETAVDAALRELDEEVGVNLPDSSVLGLLDDYPTRSGYIITPVVIWGGGRLDPRPSPDEVVAVYRVGLHQLQRPDSPRFITIPESPRPVVQMPLGNDLIHAPTGAVLLQLRWLCLEGRHDPVDDLEQPLFAWK; encoded by the coding sequence GTGACGATCACTTACAACGAGGCGCTGCGGGACCAGATCCGCGACCATCTGGCCGGACATGACCGTCGTGCGGTGAGCGATCCGAGCAAGCGGCACGCCGCCGTCGCGGTGGTGCTGGTCGACTCCGAGACCGGTGAGGATCGGGTCGATCCAGCGCCCGTCGACGACTGGATCGCCGGCCGTCCGATGGAGCCCGGCCTCGACGGCCGGATGGTCGGCGTCTCCGGGGGCGCTGCATTCTTCCTGTGTCGCAGGGCATCCCGACTGAGTTCGCATTCCGCGCAATGGGCGCTGCCCGGTGGCCGGCTGGACCCGGGGGAGACCGCCGTCGACGCGGCCCTGCGGGAACTCGACGAGGAGGTCGGCGTGAACCTGCCCGACTCATCGGTGCTGGGACTGCTCGACGACTATCCGACACGCTCCGGCTACATCATCACCCCGGTGGTGATCTGGGGAGGTGGCCGGCTCGATCCCCGGCCCTCACCCGACGAGGTCGTCGCCGTCTACCGGGTGGGGTTGCATCAGCTGCAGCGACCGGACTCGCCGCGCTTCATCACCATCCCCGAAAGCCCTCGCCCTGTCGTCCAGATGCCGCTGGGCAACGACCTCATTCACGCGCCGACCGGTGCTGTGCTGCTTCAGCTTCGGTGGCTGTGCCTCGAAGGCCGCCACGATCCGGTCGACGATCTCGAGCAGCCGCTGTTCGCCTGGAAGTAA
- a CDS encoding SDR family NAD(P)-dependent oxidoreductase: MSDEFATRYGPWAVIAGASDGVGAAFADALAERGLNVVLLARRQAVLDDVAASIRQRYGVETRTLAIDLAVSGAAASVIDATADLEVGFLVYCAGADPDFTPFLSNSIAAAETMVQRNCVVPMQLSHHYAAPMVQRGRGGIVVFGSGAGFVGGPNMVAYGASKAFDMVFAEALWSELHDKGVDVIGLILGKTDTPALRKLEYQRGTLASEDQMPTDAVPVGDVVSEAFANLTNGPTVLVGEQMRGVGQLLASMDRNDAARLMAQSIAAAMGSD, from the coding sequence ATGAGCGACGAGTTCGCCACGCGGTATGGACCCTGGGCTGTGATCGCGGGTGCCTCCGACGGGGTGGGTGCGGCCTTCGCCGACGCGCTGGCCGAGCGTGGACTCAACGTGGTGTTGCTCGCACGCAGGCAAGCGGTGCTCGACGATGTCGCCGCGAGCATCCGCCAGCGGTACGGCGTCGAAACTCGCACACTGGCAATCGATCTCGCCGTATCCGGTGCGGCCGCCTCGGTGATCGACGCGACCGCCGACCTCGAGGTCGGCTTCCTGGTGTACTGCGCGGGCGCCGACCCCGACTTCACACCGTTTCTGTCCAATTCGATCGCAGCCGCCGAGACGATGGTGCAGCGCAACTGCGTGGTGCCGATGCAGCTCAGCCATCACTACGCCGCCCCCATGGTCCAGCGGGGCCGAGGCGGGATCGTGGTGTTCGGGTCCGGGGCCGGTTTCGTCGGTGGCCCCAACATGGTGGCGTACGGCGCATCCAAGGCCTTCGACATGGTGTTCGCCGAGGCCCTATGGAGCGAACTGCACGACAAGGGCGTCGACGTCATCGGGCTCATCCTCGGCAAGACCGACACACCTGCGTTGCGCAAGCTCGAATACCAACGCGGCACACTCGCGTCCGAGGACCAGATGCCGACCGACGCGGTACCCGTCGGGGACGTCGTGTCCGAGGCGTTCGCCAACCTGACCAACGGTCCGACGGTGCTCGTGGGTGAGCAGATGCGCGGCGTCGGGCAATTGCTGGCATCGATGGATCGCAACGACGCGGCGCGGTTGATGGCGCAGTCGATTGCGGCGGCGATGGGATCGGACTGA
- a CDS encoding ATP-binding protein, with the protein MTTATPATSLPAEVESLMRSLRLPHARAIAADVLATARAQRWDPTEVIKALLTEEAAGRARSMLAARRKAAGFPTGKTFDVWDPAASSIPLPTQQALQTLEWVHRRENLVVCGPAGTGKTFFLEALGQKVIEAGMPVAWFTLEHIGVLVRAHRADDSLGKAVAKIVRAELVVIDDVGLLPVGADAAEGLYRIVEAAYERRSVAISSNLHPSGFDELMPKTLATATVDRLLHHAHLCQTSGDSVRLAQALHGKGVKPLT; encoded by the coding sequence ATGACCACCGCCACACCTGCCACGTCCTTGCCCGCCGAGGTGGAATCGCTGATGCGGTCGCTGCGGTTGCCGCACGCCCGGGCGATCGCCGCCGACGTGCTGGCCACCGCCCGGGCCCAACGCTGGGACCCCACCGAAGTCATCAAAGCGTTGCTCACCGAGGAAGCGGCCGGGCGGGCCCGGTCCATGCTCGCGGCCCGCCGCAAAGCCGCCGGGTTCCCCACAGGCAAGACGTTCGACGTCTGGGACCCGGCCGCCTCATCGATCCCGCTACCCACCCAGCAGGCGCTGCAGACCCTGGAATGGGTGCACCGACGCGAGAACCTGGTGGTCTGCGGGCCCGCTGGCACCGGCAAGACATTCTTCCTCGAAGCGCTGGGACAGAAAGTGATCGAAGCCGGGATGCCGGTGGCATGGTTCACCCTGGAGCATATCGGGGTCCTGGTGCGGGCCCACCGTGCCGACGATTCCCTGGGCAAAGCGGTGGCCAAGATCGTGCGCGCAGAGCTCGTCGTCATCGACGACGTGGGACTTCTCCCGGTCGGTGCCGATGCCGCTGAAGGGCTCTACCGCATCGTTGAAGCCGCCTACGAGCGCCGCTCCGTGGCGATCTCGTCGAACCTACACCCCAGCGGCTTCGACGAACTGATGCCCAAGACCTTGGCCACCGCGACCGTCGACCGGCTGCTCCATCACGCGCACCTATGCCAAACCAGCGGTGACTCCGTGCGCCTGGCCCAAGCCCTGCACGGGAAAGGAGTCAAGCCCCTGACCTGA
- a CDS encoding CsbD family protein, translating into MGISDKISNKVDDVAGKAKEGVGRASGDKSTENEGKLDQAKSSLKDAGEKVKDAFKN; encoded by the coding sequence ATGGGTATCTCAGACAAGATCAGCAACAAGGTCGACGACGTCGCGGGCAAGGCCAAAGAGGGAGTGGGCCGCGCTTCCGGTGACAAGAGCACCGAAAACGAAGGCAAGCTCGATCAGGCCAAGTCCAGCCTCAAGGACGCCGGCGAGAAGGTCAAAGACGCCTTCAAGAACTGA
- a CDS encoding IS256 family transposase, giving the protein MTVVDKKLEREERRREQRAGVEALEASGALDELYAMIDAGEVTLEGKDGLIQQLIKAGLERGLQAELSDHLGYDKGDPEAALFPNSRNGSSAKTVATSVGDVELAIPRDRDATFTPTLVPKGSRRVGGLDDMIVSLYAGGMTVRDIEHHLASTIGTEISRETISKITDEVLEEVLAWQRRPLESFYPVIYLDAIVVKVRDGAHVRNKAAHIAVGVDMEGVKHVLGIWIQATEGAKFWAGVCAELANRGVADVLIVCCDGLTGFPEAIEATWPDSLVQTCVVHLIRAAMRFVSYTQRKAVAAALKTVYQAPDAEAARAALDAFAASDLGQANPNTVRVFEDAWERFTPFLAFPPMLRRVIYTTNAIESLNYQLRKIIKNRGHFPNDAAVVKLLWLAICNIEDKRARDRAKERGRGLGTKRTAEARLVEGQITTNWKQALAQLALAYPERINPYL; this is encoded by the coding sequence ATGACCGTGGTGGATAAGAAGCTTGAGCGTGAAGAACGTCGGCGTGAGCAGCGAGCGGGTGTAGAAGCCCTGGAGGCCTCGGGCGCTCTTGATGAGCTGTACGCGATGATCGACGCTGGCGAGGTCACTCTCGAGGGTAAGGATGGATTGATCCAGCAGCTGATCAAGGCGGGCCTGGAACGGGGGTTGCAGGCCGAGCTCAGCGATCACCTCGGTTACGACAAGGGCGATCCCGAGGCTGCGTTGTTCCCGAACTCACGCAACGGCTCGTCGGCGAAGACGGTGGCCACCAGCGTCGGCGATGTCGAACTGGCGATCCCGCGTGATCGCGACGCCACGTTCACCCCCACGCTGGTGCCCAAGGGCTCGCGCCGAGTTGGGGGGCTCGACGACATGATCGTCTCGCTGTATGCCGGCGGGATGACGGTGCGCGATATCGAGCATCACCTCGCATCGACGATCGGGACCGAGATCAGTCGCGAGACGATCTCCAAGATCACCGACGAGGTCCTCGAGGAGGTGCTGGCCTGGCAGCGTCGCCCGCTCGAATCGTTCTACCCGGTGATCTATCTCGACGCGATCGTGGTCAAGGTCCGTGACGGTGCCCATGTGCGTAACAAGGCCGCCCACATCGCCGTTGGCGTCGATATGGAGGGCGTGAAACACGTTCTGGGGATCTGGATTCAGGCCACCGAGGGCGCGAAGTTCTGGGCCGGGGTGTGCGCCGAGTTGGCCAATCGTGGTGTCGCCGACGTCCTGATCGTGTGCTGCGACGGACTGACCGGATTCCCCGAGGCGATCGAGGCGACCTGGCCAGACTCGTTGGTGCAGACCTGTGTGGTGCACTTGATCCGCGCAGCGATGCGTTTCGTGTCCTACACCCAGCGAAAGGCCGTCGCGGCCGCACTCAAAACGGTGTATCAGGCGCCCGACGCCGAGGCCGCTAGGGCGGCGTTGGACGCGTTCGCGGCCTCCGATCTCGGTCAAGCCAACCCGAACACGGTGCGGGTCTTCGAGGACGCGTGGGAGCGGTTCACTCCCTTCTTGGCGTTCCCGCCGATGCTGCGCCGGGTCATCTACACCACCAACGCCATCGAGTCGCTGAACTACCAACTGCGCAAGATCATCAAAAACCGCGGCCACTTCCCCAACGACGCGGCGGTGGTCAAGCTGCTGTGGCTGGCGATCTGCAACATCGAAGACAAACGGGCCCGCGACCGCGCCAAGGAACGCGGGCGCGGGCTCGGCACGAAACGCACCGCCGAAGCCCGCCTCGTCGAGGGCCAGATCACCACTAACTGGAAACAAGCCCTCGCCCAACTCGCCCTGGCCTACCCCGAACGAATCAACCCCTACCTCTAA
- a CDS encoding maleylpyruvate isomerase N-terminal domain-containing protein — protein MRSLDEIRAALEACYSAIEGLCADLSEAEWKTQSLCPDWVVRDVIQHVVSIEAVMAGWLPQDDATPPPFERAAEFLAGTDDPAILAEKVSAVFAERRGDLSALTAADLDRPSWMPTGRGTYGRFLEIRVFDFWVHVRDITIPLGRPTDDAGLAAELALAQVESSIGYIAGKKVGVPEGSSIAFRLTGPLVREIDVAVDGRAKQVDHLDNPTATLTTDSTTFIMLACGRIDPQAQIDSGAVSWTGDAELGERAARNLRFTM, from the coding sequence ATGAGGAGTCTGGACGAGATCCGCGCCGCGCTCGAGGCGTGTTACTCGGCGATCGAAGGCCTGTGCGCCGACTTGAGCGAGGCCGAGTGGAAGACCCAGTCGCTGTGCCCCGACTGGGTCGTCCGCGACGTCATTCAGCACGTCGTCAGTATCGAAGCCGTCATGGCCGGTTGGCTGCCGCAGGACGATGCCACCCCGCCGCCGTTCGAGCGGGCGGCCGAGTTCCTGGCCGGGACCGACGACCCGGCGATCCTGGCCGAGAAGGTCAGCGCCGTATTCGCCGAGCGGCGGGGTGACCTCAGCGCGCTGACGGCCGCCGACCTCGACCGGCCGTCGTGGATGCCCACCGGCCGCGGCACCTACGGCCGCTTCCTGGAGATCCGCGTGTTCGATTTCTGGGTCCATGTCCGCGACATCACGATTCCGCTCGGCAGGCCCACCGACGACGCGGGCCTGGCCGCGGAACTGGCGCTGGCGCAGGTGGAGAGCTCGATCGGCTACATCGCCGGGAAGAAGGTCGGTGTGCCCGAGGGCAGCAGCATCGCCTTCCGGCTGACCGGACCACTGGTTCGCGAGATCGATGTAGCCGTCGACGGTCGCGCGAAACAGGTTGACCACCTTGACAATCCGACTGCGACGCTGACCACCGATTCGACCACGTTCATCATGCTTGCCTGCGGACGCATCGACCCACAGGCTCAGATCGACTCGGGCGCGGTCAGCTGGACCGGCGATGCCGAGCTCGGGGAACGCGCCGCCCGCAACCTGAGGTTCACGATGTGA
- a CDS encoding S26 family signal peptidase: protein MRENHGLGYWPLRRFLVVEDSMLPTLRPGDGLLAVRGGRMRTGQLRVFPDPTSPSRWLIKRVGEVRGRGRGATFEACSDNPRAPGAVDSRRFGWVPVAGSYLVVWTVRGPEK, encoded by the coding sequence ATGCGCGAGAACCATGGGCTCGGGTACTGGCCACTGCGCCGGTTTCTGGTGGTCGAGGACTCGATGCTGCCGACGCTTCGGCCCGGTGACGGTCTCCTGGCGGTTCGCGGCGGCAGGATGCGTACAGGCCAGCTACGGGTGTTCCCCGATCCCACGTCGCCGTCGCGGTGGTTGATCAAACGCGTGGGGGAGGTGCGCGGGCGCGGCCGTGGCGCGACTTTTGAAGCGTGCTCGGACAATCCCCGCGCGCCGGGCGCCGTCGACTCGCGGCGCTTTGGCTGGGTTCCGGTCGCCGGTTCGTACCTCGTGGTGTGGACGGTCCGCGGCCCCGAGAAGTAA
- a CDS encoding 5'-methylthioadenosine/adenosylhomocysteine nucleosidase has product MPLGLICAIPGELGHLVTLLPDATGVRVGHTEFIAGTLDGCDVVLAGAGMGKVNSALVTTVLADRFGCSAIVFSGVAGGLDPELAVGDVVIADRVIQHDAGLIDDDGLLTYQAGHVPFINPTDRLGFAVDAELLARVTSRLDGFALPALSGSAGGGDRPAAIRFGTVLSGDQYVHSEFTRQRLHGEFGGLAVEMEGGAVAQVADAFGIPWLVIRALSDLAGRDSRFDFLAFVDEVAASSVAILRRLLPVL; this is encoded by the coding sequence GTGCCTCTTGGACTGATCTGTGCGATTCCGGGAGAACTCGGTCATCTGGTCACGCTGCTGCCCGACGCTACGGGGGTCCGCGTCGGGCACACCGAGTTCATCGCCGGGACGCTGGACGGCTGCGATGTCGTACTGGCCGGTGCCGGGATGGGCAAGGTGAACAGCGCCCTCGTCACCACCGTGCTGGCCGACCGGTTCGGTTGTAGCGCAATCGTTTTCTCGGGTGTAGCCGGTGGGCTCGACCCGGAATTGGCGGTAGGCGACGTGGTGATCGCCGATCGTGTCATCCAGCACGATGCGGGGCTGATCGACGACGACGGCCTTTTGACCTACCAGGCCGGACACGTTCCCTTCATCAACCCCACTGACCGGCTCGGGTTTGCGGTGGACGCCGAGCTGTTGGCTCGCGTCACGAGCCGGCTCGACGGGTTCGCGTTGCCCGCTCTGTCGGGGTCCGCGGGTGGCGGCGATCGGCCTGCGGCAATCCGATTCGGGACGGTGCTGTCCGGCGATCAGTACGTGCACAGCGAGTTCACCAGGCAGCGCCTGCACGGGGAGTTCGGTGGCCTGGCGGTCGAGATGGAGGGCGGGGCGGTCGCTCAGGTGGCGGACGCTTTCGGGATCCCGTGGCTCGTCATCCGGGCACTGTCGGATTTGGCCGGCCGGGACTCCCGATTCGATTTCCTCGCGTTCGTCGACGAAGTGGCCGCGTCGTCGGTCGCGATCCTGCGGCGACTGCTGCCGGTGCTGTGA
- the istA gene encoding IS21 family transposase: protein MKSDGELMDILNAYDLTGSYRAAAELCGCSHHTVKNAVDNRNAGLPPATRRARMIDDWRGLLETWVADSKGKIRGDKAHDKLVALGYTGTDRTTRRALAEVKAQWRVGNTRVHRPWITEPGLWLQYDFADGPVVAGRKIVLLVAWLAWSRYRIVLALRDRTVPSVFAGLDRIFRHLGGAPTYLLTDNEKTVTVGHIAGVPVRNRAAVTFGRYYGISVLTCEPADPASKGGVENAVKLAKADIVPTETNLLPQYDSFADVEAACAGFTTEINARTHRATGRRPVEMLTAERPALHAIPDLPHTAALGVTRRVPDNTPMVTFEHCQYSVPAILLGQTVWIRHHDGTDEVICCALDDGGPVEVARHRRATPGSPAIDDAHFPGHHDKIPGDYTVRARTVSEQTFLALGPGAAVWLKEAAAVGTERILQKMAHAVELAALAGRADVDWALGHAAVHGRFATGDLDSILAAKGLDLTRRGADEHTSLAQGTSGWNLFGRTVIDTDEAGIR from the coding sequence TTGAAGTCTGACGGAGAACTTATGGACATACTCAATGCTTACGACCTGACCGGCAGCTACCGCGCTGCCGCTGAACTGTGCGGCTGCTCGCACCACACCGTGAAAAACGCTGTCGACAACCGCAATGCCGGTCTGCCACCGGCGACCCGGCGAGCCCGGATGATCGACGACTGGCGCGGCCTGCTCGAGACGTGGGTCGCCGACTCGAAAGGCAAGATCCGCGGCGACAAAGCCCACGACAAGCTGGTCGCACTCGGCTACACGGGTACCGACCGCACCACCCGCCGAGCCCTGGCGGAGGTGAAAGCGCAATGGCGCGTGGGCAATACCCGGGTGCACCGACCGTGGATCACCGAACCCGGATTGTGGCTGCAGTACGACTTCGCCGACGGCCCCGTGGTCGCTGGCCGCAAGATCGTGCTGCTGGTGGCCTGGCTGGCCTGGAGCCGCTACCGCATCGTCCTCGCCCTGCGCGACCGCACCGTACCGAGTGTGTTCGCCGGCCTGGACCGCATCTTCCGCCACCTCGGCGGTGCCCCGACCTACCTGCTGACCGACAACGAGAAAACCGTCACAGTCGGGCACATCGCCGGCGTGCCGGTCCGCAACCGCGCCGCGGTCACCTTCGGCCGGTATTACGGCATCTCGGTGCTGACCTGTGAACCCGCGGATCCGGCGTCCAAGGGAGGGGTGGAAAACGCCGTGAAATTGGCCAAAGCCGACATCGTGCCCACCGAGACGAACCTGCTACCGCAGTACGACTCGTTCGCCGACGTCGAAGCCGCGTGCGCGGGGTTCACCACCGAGATCAACGCCCGGACCCACCGCGCCACGGGTCGGCGCCCGGTGGAGATGCTCACCGCTGAGCGTCCCGCCCTGCACGCGATCCCGGACCTGCCGCACACCGCCGCCCTCGGTGTCACCCGCCGGGTCCCCGACAACACCCCGATGGTCACCTTCGAACACTGCCAATACTCTGTTCCAGCAATACTTCTGGGGCAGACGGTGTGGATCCGCCACCACGACGGCACCGATGAGGTCATCTGCTGCGCCCTTGATGACGGCGGCCCGGTCGAGGTGGCCCGGCACCGCCGCGCCACCCCGGGCAGCCCCGCGATCGATGACGCGCATTTCCCCGGGCACCATGACAAGATCCCCGGTGACTACACGGTGCGGGCCCGCACCGTCAGTGAGCAGACGTTCCTGGCACTCGGGCCGGGTGCAGCGGTGTGGCTCAAAGAAGCCGCCGCCGTGGGCACCGAACGCATCTTGCAGAAGATGGCGCACGCCGTCGAGCTGGCGGCGTTGGCCGGCCGCGCCGATGTCGACTGGGCGCTCGGGCATGCGGCCGTGCACGGTCGGTTCGCCACCGGCGACCTCGACTCCATCCTCGCCGCCAAAGGGTTGGATCTGACTCGCCGCGGCGCCGATGAGCACACCTCGCTGGCGCAAGGCACCAGTGGGTGGAACCTGTTCGGCCGCACCGTCATCGACACCGACGAGGCAGGCATCCGATGA
- a CDS encoding lytic transglycosylase domain-containing protein: MAATVLLTVAACASETARPVSTPVTGPAATSVPAAALDSPAAPDAAPAGAQPRLASDPAQLADDLVADELAIRDPSTPEAALVAAARRQQVAYRSIGRHPEWDATIRPRIPASLLDAYDRNVDARRQLAAMAHPRDKLPAWQIQPPAPADELLSHYHAAEAATGVGWNYLAAINLIETRFGSIAGLSTAGADGPMQFLPSTFAAYGEGGDIRSPHDSILAAGRYLAANGFATEPDHAIFRYNHADQYVAAVKDYAAVLADPATFAGFYRWDVYYVTTEGDVVLPIGYAADAPMPVGDYLATHPQ, encoded by the coding sequence ATGGCCGCCACGGTCCTGCTGACCGTCGCCGCCTGCGCATCGGAGACCGCTCGCCCGGTCAGCACGCCGGTGACCGGCCCGGCTGCCACCTCGGTGCCCGCCGCCGCGCTGGACTCCCCGGCCGCACCCGACGCGGCGCCGGCGGGTGCCCAACCCCGGCTGGCGTCGGATCCCGCGCAACTCGCCGACGACCTCGTCGCCGACGAACTGGCCATCCGCGACCCGTCGACCCCGGAGGCCGCTCTCGTCGCGGCCGCACGCCGTCAGCAGGTCGCATACCGCAGCATCGGGCGTCACCCCGAATGGGACGCCACGATTCGCCCACGAATCCCGGCGTCGCTGCTCGACGCCTACGACCGTAACGTCGACGCCCGGCGCCAGCTCGCCGCGATGGCGCATCCGCGAGACAAGCTGCCCGCCTGGCAGATTCAACCGCCGGCACCGGCCGACGAACTGCTCAGCCACTACCACGCGGCCGAGGCCGCGACCGGTGTCGGCTGGAATTACCTGGCGGCGATCAACTTGATCGAAACCCGCTTCGGCAGCATCGCCGGGTTGAGCACCGCCGGCGCAGACGGGCCGATGCAGTTCCTGCCGTCGACCTTCGCCGCCTACGGCGAGGGCGGCGACATCCGCTCACCGCACGACAGCATCCTCGCCGCCGGGCGTTACCTGGCCGCCAACGGCTTCGCCACAGAACCCGATCACGCAATTTTCCGCTACAACCACGCCGACCAGTACGTGGCCGCCGTCAAGGATTACGCCGCGGTACTGGCCGACCCCGCCACGTTCGCCGGCTTCTACCGCTGGGACGTCTACTACGTGACGACCGAGGGCGATGTCGTCCTGCCGATCGGCTACGCCGCCGACGCGCCGATGCCCGTGGGCGATTACCTGGCCACGCACCCGCAGTAG
- a CDS encoding M15 family metallopeptidase, giving the protein MRIDVTVVAAGLLGAATTAVVLVGAAGSVTQTPRIALADNTVSVDPPAGDGSLADGQILTPFDVQNPAVGRLDPRLLDAIQQAATAASANGITMTVTSGWRSPEFQQRLLDSAVAQYGSLAAARQYVQTPGASKHVIGEAVDIGGVGADQWLMDNGARYGLCRIYANEVWHFELATDAAGNCPPLLPNAAG; this is encoded by the coding sequence ATGCGGATAGATGTCACGGTCGTGGCGGCCGGACTACTGGGCGCGGCCACAACAGCGGTGGTGCTGGTGGGCGCCGCCGGCTCGGTGACCCAGACGCCTCGAATAGCTTTGGCGGACAACACCGTCAGCGTCGATCCACCCGCGGGTGACGGGTCACTGGCCGACGGTCAGATCCTGACGCCGTTCGACGTGCAGAACCCCGCCGTCGGCCGCTTGGACCCGCGACTTCTGGACGCGATCCAGCAGGCCGCCACCGCGGCGTCGGCCAACGGCATCACGATGACCGTCACATCCGGATGGCGCTCGCCGGAGTTCCAGCAGCGCTTGCTCGACAGCGCGGTGGCCCAATACGGCAGCCTGGCGGCCGCCCGCCAGTACGTGCAGACGCCCGGGGCGTCCAAGCACGTCATCGGTGAGGCGGTCGACATTGGCGGTGTCGGCGCTGACCAGTGGTTGATGGACAACGGCGCCCGGTACGGGTTGTGCCGCATCTACGCCAATGAGGTGTGGCATTTCGAGCTGGCCACCGACGCCGCAGGGAACTGCCCACCACTGCTGCCCAACGCCGCTGGTTGA